AAAAAAAGTTTAATAACAATGGTAGGTGGAGGTGGTAAAACCACAGGGCTATTTTTATTGGCTAAACAACTAGAAAACTCCCTGCTCACCTCTACCACTAAATTTTATCGACCCCCATTAGATGAAAATATTACCTTGGTTAAATGGCCACAATGTAAGGGAGAAGAAGGGAAAATACCTTTAATTTATTCCCAAGTAGAAGGAGAAAAAGTCGTGGGAATTGATGTCGAAGCTGTGGAAAAATTAAAATCCCTTTCCCTTTATGAACATATTTTATGTGAAGGGGATGGGGCTAGAATGAAACCATTGAAGGTTTGGAAAGAGGGGGAGCCAGTAATACCTCCTAGTACCAGTCATTTAGTGATCAACATTGGGGCTAAAGTTATTGGTAAAAGGTGGGGAAATGAGTGGGTGCATCGCCATGAACTCCTTTCCTTCCCAAATGAAATTATAAACCTTTCAACACTAATAAAGATGGCTGAAAAAGGTGTTTTCAATTTTCAAAGGGGAAAGGACAGTAAAGTATTTTTAACGATAAACCAGTGGGATGTTGTTGGAGATAAT
This window of the Anaerobranca californiensis DSM 14826 genome carries:
- the yqeC gene encoding selenium cofactor biosynthesis protein YqeC, translated to MDIITALEIGKKSLITMVGGGGKTTGLFLLAKQLENSLLTSTTKFYRPPLDENITLVKWPQCKGEEGKIPLIYSQVEGEKVVGIDVEAVEKLKSLSLYEHILCEGDGARMKPLKVWKEGEPVIPPSTSHLVINIGAKVIGKRWGNEWVHRHELLSFPNEIINLSTLIKMAEKGVFNFQRGKDSKVFLTINQWDVVGDNISLDEMVGFGEKIKKTVPDIYKVLFLSYEKNRVYCEI